A genomic segment from Nicotiana tabacum cultivar K326 chromosome 7, ASM71507v2, whole genome shotgun sequence encodes:
- the LOC107820757 gene encoding uncharacterized protein LOC107820757: MAEQQSQSQENVNKGAAPESSDRGCGLFNFMGKKEENKSQDDTVMIDVVDTTTPNPNVEPPKEKKVEEEKHTSLMDKLHRTHSNSSSSSDEEVDEVTGEKKRKKGLKEKIKEKISGDHKENSEQKVEMENCSTGHVAGNANYAAATQEDQEKKGIMDKIKDKLPGHHNKTDQEFHPTTHATADEQVHGGDQTKEKKGLLDKIKEKLPGHGHKNTEDHEEKHKSN, encoded by the exons ATGGCAGAGCAACAAAGTCAGTCACAGGAGAATGTTAACAAAGGTGCAGCTCCAGAGAGTAGTGACCGTGGATGTGGATTGTTCAATTTCATGGGAAAGAAAGAAGAGAATAAGTCCCAAGATGACACTGTCATGATTGATGTTGTTGACACTACTACTCCCAATCCCAATGTAGAACCACCAAAGGAGAAGAAAGTAGAGGAGGAGAAGCACACTAGTCTTATGGACAAACTTCACCGCACTCACAGCAATTCAAGCTCG TCAAGCGATGAGGAAGTGGACGAGGTAACTggagagaagaaaaggaagaagggaCTGAAAGAGAAGATCAAGGAAAAGATTTCAGGTGATCATAAGGAAAATAGTGAGCAAAAAGTTGAAATGGAGAACTGCAGTACTGGTCATGTGGCTGGAAATGCAAATTATGCAGCAGCAACACAGGAAGATCAAGAAAAGAAAGGAATAATGGACAAGATAAAGGACAAACTTCCAGGTCACCACAACAAGACTGATCAAGAATTCCATCCCACTACTCATGCTACTGCAGATGAGCAAGTCCATGGAGGTGATCaaacaaaagagaagaaaggattacttgacaaaataaaggagaaattGCCTGGACATGGCCACAAGAATACTGAGGACCATGAGGAGAAGCACAAGTCCAACTGA